The Citrus sinensis cultivar Valencia sweet orange chromosome 4, DVS_A1.0, whole genome shotgun sequence DNA segment TGGATGACAAAACTAAACTGGTATGTACACCTCTAACtcctcatttcaaattaagctCTTCTTCATGTCCTAGATCTCAAGAGGAGCGCGATTACATGGCTCGTGTTCCATAGACTAGTATTGTGGGTAGTCTTATGTATGTCATGATATGCACAAAGCCCGATATATCTCAAGGAGTGAGCATGGTTAGTAGTTACATGCACAATTCGGGTAAAAATCACTGGCTTGAGGTAAAGTGGATTCTCCGATATCTGTATAGAACAGTTGATGTTGGGTTATTGTTCAAGAAGGATTATGGTCAACAATGTATTGGGTattgtgattttgatttcGCTGGAGACCTTGACAAGCGAAGATCAACAACGGGCTACGTATTCACATTGGGTAGAGGTCCGATTAGCTGGAGGTCGATTCCACAATCGACAATTGCTCTGTCCACTACGGAAGCAGAGTATATGGCAGCAACTGAAGTTGTAAAGGAAGCTATCTAATTGAAAGGCTTGTTAGGTGATTTGGGAGTAATCCAGGAGAACATTACGATCTTATGTGATAATCAAAGTGCGATATTCCTTGCGAAGAATCAAACATATCATACTCGGACAAAGCACATAGATGTGAAAATATCATTACGTGAGGGAGATTATCGAGAGCAGTGTTGTGTTGTTGAGAAAGATCGATACTAAAGATAATCCATCAGATATGTTGACGAATGTAGTTTCTGGAGTTAAGTTTCAACATTGctt contains these protein-coding regions:
- the LOC127901841 gene encoding secreted RxLR effector protein 161-like; its protein translation is MVITYALPVIDDDIPNTFGVALRNSESDKWKLAIEEEMKSFHQNQTWELVKLPKGKISKNRDEIERLKKQLASEFEMKDLSDAQRILGMKIHRDKKNGSVWLTQKSYLKKVLERFGMDDKTKLTSIVGSLMYVMICTKPDISQGVSMVSSYMHNSGKNHWLEVKWILRYLYRTVDVGLLFKKDYGQQCIGYCDFDFAGDLDKRRSTTGYVFTLGRGPISWRSIPQSTIALSTTEAEYMAATEVVKEAI